One window from the genome of Faecalibacterium sp. HTF-F encodes:
- the ilvB gene encoding biosynthetic-type acetolactate synthase large subunit, protein MQLNGSQIFVEVLCEQGVDTLFGYPGGAVLNLYDELYKNSDRITHVLTAHEQGAAHAADGYARATGRTGVVLATSGPGATNLVTGIATAYMDSVPMVAFTGNVATTGLGKDGFQEAYIEGITMPITKHNFTVRRVEELADTMRSAFRIAQSGRKGPVLVDIPKDVTAAVCEFTPKKPEPIRTVTTFNAERVKWAADLINAAQRPLVYFGGGVRSAASCQPLRDLLKKAEIPATYTLMAAGVVPYGDPMNIGMVGMHGCYTSNRAVADCDVLIAVGTRFSDRVALNPKTFAKNATIIQIDIDPSELGKNVEVDLSIVGDAAYVLNAMLPQIKEKKHPEWMAMIHEWQAQDYHPVSDPTRLMPHQVIGEVCNQCGPEAVYVTDVGQHQMWAAQYLRHAKSRGFITSGGLGTMGFGYGAAIGAQMALGRDQRVVMFTGDGSFHMNLNEACTAVSYELPIITVIFNNSVLGMVRQWQTTFYGRRYSQTDPHRKTDFVKLADGFGLKGYRCTNLPEFQAAFADALKQKGPTWIECIIDKDEKVLPMIPGGGDINDIIME, encoded by the coding sequence ATGCAGTTGAATGGTTCTCAGATCTTTGTAGAGGTCCTGTGCGAGCAGGGCGTGGACACCCTTTTTGGTTATCCCGGCGGCGCAGTGCTGAACCTTTACGATGAGCTGTACAAGAATTCGGACCGCATCACCCATGTGCTCACCGCCCACGAGCAGGGCGCGGCTCACGCGGCAGATGGCTATGCCCGCGCCACCGGACGCACCGGTGTGGTGCTGGCTACCAGCGGCCCGGGTGCCACCAATCTGGTCACCGGCATTGCCACAGCCTATATGGACTCGGTGCCCATGGTGGCCTTCACCGGCAACGTAGCCACGACGGGCCTTGGCAAGGACGGCTTTCAGGAAGCCTACATTGAGGGCATCACGATGCCCATTACCAAGCACAACTTCACGGTGCGCCGGGTAGAGGAGCTGGCCGATACCATGCGCTCTGCCTTCCGCATTGCACAGAGCGGCCGCAAGGGCCCGGTGCTGGTGGATATCCCCAAGGACGTGACGGCGGCGGTGTGCGAGTTCACCCCCAAAAAGCCGGAGCCCATCCGCACCGTGACCACCTTCAACGCAGAGCGGGTGAAGTGGGCGGCAGACCTGATCAACGCCGCGCAGCGCCCGCTGGTCTACTTTGGCGGCGGCGTGCGCAGCGCAGCTTCCTGCCAGCCCCTGCGCGACCTGCTGAAGAAGGCCGAGATCCCTGCGACCTATACCCTGATGGCCGCAGGCGTCGTGCCCTACGGCGACCCGATGAACATCGGGATGGTGGGCATGCACGGCTGCTACACCTCCAACCGCGCTGTGGCCGACTGCGATGTGCTCATTGCAGTGGGCACCCGCTTCTCGGACCGTGTGGCCCTGAACCCCAAGACCTTTGCAAAGAACGCCACCATCATCCAGATCGACATCGACCCCAGTGAGCTGGGCAAGAATGTGGAGGTCGATCTTTCCATCGTGGGCGATGCGGCCTATGTGCTGAACGCCATGCTGCCCCAGATCAAGGAGAAAAAGCATCCGGAGTGGATGGCCATGATCCACGAGTGGCAGGCACAGGATTACCACCCGGTGTCCGACCCCACCCGCCTGATGCCCCATCAGGTCATCGGAGAGGTGTGCAATCAGTGTGGCCCGGAGGCCGTGTATGTGACCGATGTGGGCCAGCACCAGATGTGGGCAGCGCAGTATCTGCGCCACGCCAAGAGTCGCGGCTTCATCACCAGCGGCGGTCTGGGCACCATGGGCTTTGGCTACGGTGCTGCCATCGGCGCACAGATGGCCCTTGGCCGGGATCAGCGGGTGGTCATGTTCACCGGTGACGGCTCCTTCCACATGAACCTGAACGAGGCCTGCACCGCTGTGAGCTACGAGCTGCCCATCATCACCGTGATCTTCAACAACTCGGTGCTGGGCATGGTGCGCCAGTGGCAGACCACCTTCTACGGCAGGCGCTACAGCCAGACCGACCCCCACCGCAAGACGGATTTCGTCAAGCTGGCAGACGGCTTTGGCCTGAAGGGCTACCGCTGCACCAACCTTCCGGAGTTTCAGGCTGCTTTTGCGGATGCGCTCAAGCAGAAGGGCCCCACATGGATCGAGTGCATCATCGATAAGGACGAAAAGGTGCTGCCCATGATCCCCGGCGGCGGCGACATCAACGACATCATCATGGAATAA